A stretch of the Actinoalloteichus fjordicus genome encodes the following:
- a CDS encoding carboxylesterase/lipase family protein: protein MSEQPKVRTTEGVVQGRRRQGHAVFRGIPYAQPPVGALRFAAPAPPHRWEGTRQAVEFGPVVPLSLPIDVPPQGTDWLTLNVGTPDPGAAGLPVLVWIPVGGYLSAASSDPMFDPAALAEAGVVVVTINCRVGAEGFAFLDDVPPNRGLLDQIAALEWVQRNIAAFGGDPGRVTVGGVSAGAGSVAALLTMTSARGLFRRAIAHSVPGLHSTPALARQVTAAFADRLGAAAPTAEALRDIDPWHLAAELTSFNAGLHAHRESWGRLTETGTALCPVVDGEVLPETPWPALTGARASGTELLVGHARDEFRYFSVMSGRYGTFTEEDAHAALELHAPQPDGARAYRAAFPQAGPEELVETVYSDALFRMPSQQLAEANAAAGGTSYLFELCWVTPVLGGILGACHSLDVPLAFGTLDSPVGTKLIGEEPTPEGVALSRELQEAWVRFVTTGDAGWPAHRPGERLTRVLDTESTTLPYPEQASRQIWEGHSPAPFDLS from the coding sequence GAGCGCTCCGCTTCGCCGCGCCCGCGCCGCCGCACCGCTGGGAGGGGACGAGGCAGGCGGTCGAGTTCGGCCCCGTGGTGCCGCTGTCCCTGCCGATCGACGTGCCCCCGCAGGGCACCGACTGGCTGACCCTCAACGTCGGCACCCCGGACCCCGGCGCGGCGGGACTGCCGGTGCTGGTGTGGATCCCCGTGGGCGGCTACCTCTCGGCAGCGTCGAGCGACCCGATGTTCGACCCGGCAGCCCTGGCCGAGGCGGGAGTCGTCGTGGTGACCATCAACTGCCGCGTGGGCGCGGAGGGATTCGCGTTCCTCGACGACGTGCCGCCCAACCGCGGATTGCTCGACCAGATCGCGGCGCTCGAGTGGGTGCAGCGCAACATCGCCGCCTTCGGAGGCGACCCCGGCCGGGTCACCGTGGGCGGGGTATCCGCCGGGGCGGGGTCGGTCGCCGCCCTCCTGACGATGACGTCCGCGCGCGGACTGTTCCGGCGGGCCATCGCCCACTCGGTACCGGGGCTGCACAGCACCCCCGCGCTGGCACGGCAGGTCACCGCCGCGTTCGCGGATCGGCTCGGCGCGGCGGCCCCCACCGCCGAGGCCCTGCGTGACATCGACCCATGGCACCTGGCCGCCGAGCTCACTTCCTTCAACGCAGGCCTCCACGCGCACCGGGAGAGCTGGGGACGCCTCACGGAGACCGGCACCGCGCTGTGTCCCGTCGTCGACGGCGAGGTCCTCCCGGAAACGCCCTGGCCAGCGCTGACCGGCGCGCGCGCGAGCGGGACCGAACTGCTCGTCGGCCACGCCCGGGACGAATTCCGGTACTTCAGCGTCATGAGCGGACGGTACGGCACCTTCACCGAGGAGGACGCCCACGCAGCCCTGGAACTGCACGCCCCGCAGCCGGACGGCGCGCGGGCCTACCGTGCCGCGTTCCCGCAGGCAGGCCCGGAGGAGCTGGTGGAGACGGTGTACTCCGACGCCCTCTTCCGCATGCCGTCACAGCAGCTGGCCGAGGCGAACGCCGCAGCAGGCGGCACCTCGTACCTGTTCGAACTGTGCTGGGTTACCCCGGTCCTCGGCGGCATCCTGGGCGCCTGCCACAGCCTCGACGTGCCCCTGGCATTCGGCACGCTGGACAGCCCCGTCGGCACCAAGCTCATCGGCGAGGAGCCCACTCCCGAGGGCGTCGCGCTCTCCCGCGAACTCCAAGAGGCATGGGTCCGCTTCGTCACCACCGGCGACGCGGGCTGGCCCGCCCACCGGCCCGGCGAGCGTCTCACCCGCGTCCTGGACACCGAGTCGACGACGCTGCCCTACCCCGAACAGGCATCCCGCCAGATCTGGGAAGGCCACTCCCCCGCCCCCT